The DNA region GTCCGCAACCTCGAAGCCTTTTCCGTCGTCCTCTATCTGTAGGAGGATCATTTTGCCCGTATTTTTCAGCGAGATCGATACATTTTCAGCCGCGCCATGCCTTGCCGAATTGTTGACTGCCTCCTGAGCGACCCTGAAAAAAGCGAGGGTGACATCGTCTGTGAGGTCCGGGATCTCCTGCAGATCAAGGTGTATCTTTATTTTGAGCTGGGCGCTCTGTCTCTCGGAAAGTTCGGTAAGAGCCTGAACTATTCCCAGGTCAAGCCAAGGCGGAGTCAGGTTGTTGCAGAGCTCCCTCATCTCCCTTACCCCTGCCATAGCTACTTTTTCTGCCTCTTCAAGTTGCTTTTCCCTCTCTGCCGGTGAGTCCATGTCAAGAGAGAGGAGCCGGAGTCTCTGTATCAAAGCTGTAAGATCCTGCAGCGGACCGTCATGTATCTCGCGGGATATCCTCGCGCGTTCCTCTTCCTGCACCTTTACCAGATCATTGACGTATCTGCGTGAAAGCCTGACCTTTTCTATCGCCGAATTAGCCAGGACTACCAGGGCCTCTCTGAGTTTCTGCAGTTCCGTAACTGCTTCGGGAGCGTTTTTCAGGGGGACCTCTTCTCCCCACTTCAGCATCGAGACCTCCTCTTCGAGGTCTTTAAGGGGCATTATCACTTTCTGCCACATTATGTAGACCGAGAAGATCCCAATAAGCCCGAGGATACCCATGATAAAGGGCCAGAAAGTTGTAAGTGAGACCATGGGGCCGAGCAGCTTGTCCCATGAGACGGCTGCGAGGACAAAGAGGTTCCTCTGCAGCATGGGATAGACTGCTATCGTGTACCACCTTCCGTCTGGTCCCCTTATTTTCTGGGGTGACATTACTGAGATAGGCATGTCCCATATTATCGAGAGTATCGTGACGTCCGGTGACCCGTATACCAAATTGCCGTCGCTGTCAAAGACAGCGAACATTCCGGGCACTGCCATCTCGTCGGCCATCATCTCACCGAGTCCCAGTATCCTGGATCTGTACTGGTTTGGCTGCCATGTTCCGTCAGTTCTCAGATCCCACTGCGAAGATTCGAGCCTTGCCGCAGCCCCCCTTGCCAGATTTTGTACATAAGAACCTGCGATCCCCTCCATGGTATTTTCGAACTGACAGAAGCCTATCCACGCAAGGAGAAATGCTCCGAGGCTTGGCAGAAAAACGGCTACGGTCAGCTGAAGGAGAAGGTTTCTCCTCAATCGAGCAGTTCCTCCAGTGTGACTATTCCGTATTTAAGTGACAGGAGCATCGCTTCTGTCTTGTTTTTCGCTCCCAGTTTGTCATATATCGAGGCCAGGTGGGTCTGAACGGTCCTTTCGCTGATGAAAAGCTGGGTGGCTATCTCTTTTCCGGAGAGTCCCCTCGCTGCAAGCAGAAGGACTTCCCTTTCTCTGACCGATACAGGTTCCGGTACGAAATCCCCCTCCTGCTCCACAGCATTTGCAACCTCACTGTCAAGGTAAAAGCCTCCGCGGGCTACTATCCTTATAGCCTTGGAGAGGGTGTCCATGCTGGCAGTTTTCAGGACATATCCCCTGGCCCCGGCCCTGAGAGAGGCCATAACGTACTGCTGGGCGTCATATGAAGTCAGCATCAAAGATGCGACTGGAAGCGAGGCATCTTTGATCTTACGTGCAAGAGCGACTCCGTCGATGCCCGGCATCCTGATGTCAAGAAGTGCGACCTGCGGTTTGAGCTGTTGGATCCCTGCCCATGCCGATTCGCCGTCTGCGTAGCTTCCCAGTATGTTGAAGTCCGTCTCCTTGGCCAGATATGCTTTCATTCCTTCCCTGGTAAGCGGATGGTCATCGGCCAGTACCAATGAAATTGACATTTCGTATCCTCCCTCCGTTATTTTTGATTCTTCCAACAGTTCAGGAACCAAGTCCTATCTCTTTTTCTACAGGCCTCAGGGCCAGTATTGTCTGTTCTATGAGCGTTTCGATAGGGATGTCCAGCAGCTCCGATCCCTTTTCGATGACCTCCCTGTTGACGCCCCTTGCGAATGCCTTGTCCTTCCACTTTTTCCTGACTGATTTTGTCTCCAGGTCCTGGAGCGATCTGCTTGGGCGGACAAGGGCTACTGCCGTTATGAATCCGGTAAGTTCATCTATGGTGTAAAGGAATTTTTCGCAGAGGGTCTCAGGTCTTATCCCGGAGTACTCCCATCCGTGGGCAAGCACCGTGTGTACGAAATCTTCAGGATAGCCTTTTTCCCGGAGCATTTCCCCGCCCTTCATCGGATGAGTCTCTGTGCTGGGAAATTCTTCCCAGTCGATGTCGTGCATGAGACCGACAAGGCCCCAGTAGTCCTCGTCCTCCCCGTTTTCCCGGGCAAACCACCTCATTGCCGCTTCAACAGCGTATGCATGGCGGATATGCATATCTTCCCTGTTGTGTTCCTTAAGGAATTCAAGTGATTCTTCTCGTGTGAACATCTATAAGCTTCCTCCTGTTGAAAAATTGTTTTCAGTGATACTCTCTTCGGGTATACAAAGCGTTTCGACTCCGGATTGGGATATTATCTCCCGGGAAATTTTGTCCGGGTATGGGTTCAGATATACTATACGGGTACAACCGCAGTTGATAAGGGCTTTGGTGCAGTATACACAGGGTTCGTGCGTACAGTAAAGCCAGCATCGGGCTGTTGAGACTCCCGCGTAGGCG from Synergistaceae bacterium DZ-S4 includes:
- a CDS encoding sensor histidine kinase, which codes for MRRNLLLQLTVAVFLPSLGAFLLAWIGFCQFENTMEGIAGSYVQNLARGAAARLESSQWDLRTDGTWQPNQYRSRILGLGEMMADEMAVPGMFAVFDSDGNLVYGSPDVTILSIIWDMPISVMSPQKIRGPDGRWYTIAVYPMLQRNLFVLAAVSWDKLLGPMVSLTTFWPFIMGILGLIGIFSVYIMWQKVIMPLKDLEEEVSMLKWGEEVPLKNAPEAVTELQKLREALVVLANSAIEKVRLSRRYVNDLVKVQEEERARISREIHDGPLQDLTALIQRLRLLSLDMDSPAEREKQLEEAEKVAMAGVREMRELCNNLTPPWLDLGIVQALTELSERQSAQLKIKIHLDLQEIPDLTDDVTLAFFRVAQEAVNNSARHGAAENVSISLKNTGKMILLQIEDDGKGFEVADNFTELRVQGHRGLSNMRERMSIVGGNFSIFSAPGKGTVIRCELPLVTVQ
- a CDS encoding response regulator transcription factor, with amino-acid sequence MSISLVLADDHPLTREGMKAYLAKETDFNILGSYADGESAWAGIQQLKPQVALLDIRMPGIDGVALARKIKDASLPVASLMLTSYDAQQYVMASLRAGARGYVLKTASMDTLSKAIRIVARGGFYLDSEVANAVEQEGDFVPEPVSVREREVLLLAARGLSGKEIATQLFISERTVQTHLASIYDKLGAKNKTEAMLLSLKYGIVTLEELLD
- a CDS encoding HD domain-containing protein; the protein is MFTREESLEFLKEHNREDMHIRHAYAVEAAMRWFARENGEDEDYWGLVGLMHDIDWEEFPSTETHPMKGGEMLREKGYPEDFVHTVLAHGWEYSGIRPETLCEKFLYTIDELTGFITAVALVRPSRSLQDLETKSVRKKWKDKAFARGVNREVIEKGSELLDIPIETLIEQTILALRPVEKEIGLGS